The following are encoded together in the Nodosilinea sp. PGN35 genome:
- a CDS encoding YaiI/YqxD family protein, producing the protein MQIWVDADACPNVIKEILFRAAKRVAIKTTLVANQELQIPGSPYIESVLVRSGLDVADSYIVQHLQPQDLVITADLPLAAAAIEKGAYALNPRGEFYDSGNIRERLSMRNFLTELRSGGIDTGGPAPFSQRDTAAFANQLDRFLTKHLG; encoded by the coding sequence ATGCAAATCTGGGTGGATGCCGATGCTTGCCCCAACGTGATCAAAGAGATTTTGTTTCGAGCGGCCAAACGAGTTGCGATCAAAACCACCCTGGTGGCCAACCAGGAACTCCAGATTCCCGGTTCCCCCTATATCGAGTCTGTGCTGGTGCGATCGGGCCTAGACGTAGCCGATAGCTACATCGTGCAGCACCTCCAGCCCCAGGATCTAGTCATCACCGCCGACCTGCCCCTGGCCGCCGCCGCCATTGAAAAAGGGGCCTATGCCCTCAACCCCCGCGGCGAATTTTATGACTCGGGCAATATTCGCGAGCGTCTATCAATGCGCAATTTCTTAACCGAGCTGCGCAGCGGCGGTATCGATACCGGTGGGCCAGCGCCCTTTAGCCAGCGCGACACCGCCGCCTTCGCCAACCAGCTAGACCGCTTTCTCACAAAGCACCTAGGCTAA
- a CDS encoding phospholipase D-like domain-containing protein — translation MRWGIGFGLGLLLFVGVSSQFRSEATLPTLTPLPQDPYIQAYFNQNQAAVYTDPYRQITRHGDDLEQVVVEAIALAQVSIDIAVHEFALPGIAHALAAKQAAGIPVRVIVENTYSTPMAKRGNPAAIAQLDEHHQDKASDQFDFIDANQDGVLSEAELRDRDALTILAGASIPLLDDTADGSKGSGLMHHKFMVVDGRTVLTGSTNWTLSCIHGDFNDPDSRGNANSMLVIDSQPLAQRFQQEFDLMWGDGPGGAPNSRFGLQKPHRPSALVSPPGSVLEVQFSPTSKTKPWPESVNGLIAKTLGQATQSVHLALFVFSEQAISDQLRPVAHRGVRIKTLIDPGFAYRSYSEGLDMLGLTLPDHNCKRDSSVPWANPVTTVGVPGLPPGDKLHHKFAVLDQTTVLVGSQNWSQAANTTNDENLLVIRNATVAAHFEREFQRLYDGAALGMTPQLQGAIARQQEKCGL, via the coding sequence GTGCGCTGGGGGATCGGCTTTGGGCTGGGGCTGCTGCTGTTTGTGGGAGTTAGCAGCCAGTTTCGCAGCGAGGCAACGCTGCCCACCCTCACGCCGCTGCCCCAAGACCCCTACATCCAAGCGTACTTTAACCAGAACCAGGCGGCGGTCTACACCGACCCCTACCGCCAGATCACCCGCCACGGCGATGACCTCGAGCAGGTGGTGGTGGAGGCGATCGCCCTGGCCCAGGTCTCCATCGACATCGCCGTCCACGAGTTCGCGCTGCCGGGCATCGCCCATGCCCTGGCGGCCAAGCAGGCGGCGGGGATACCAGTGCGGGTGATTGTCGAAAACACCTACAGCACCCCGATGGCAAAGCGGGGTAACCCGGCGGCGATCGCCCAGCTCGACGAGCACCACCAAGATAAGGCCAGCGACCAGTTTGACTTTATTGATGCCAACCAGGATGGTGTGCTGAGTGAGGCAGAGTTGCGCGATCGCGATGCCCTCACCATCCTGGCAGGGGCCAGCATTCCCCTGCTCGACGACACCGCCGACGGCAGCAAGGGCAGCGGCCTGATGCACCACAAATTTATGGTGGTCGATGGCCGCACCGTGCTGACGGGTTCGACCAACTGGACGCTGAGCTGCATCCACGGCGACTTTAACGACCCCGATAGCCGCGGCAACGCCAACAGCATGCTGGTAATTGACAGCCAGCCCTTGGCCCAGCGATTTCAGCAGGAGTTTGACCTGATGTGGGGCGATGGCCCCGGCGGTGCCCCCAACAGCCGATTTGGCCTGCAAAAACCCCACCGCCCTTCAGCGCTGGTCTCGCCCCCCGGCTCGGTGCTGGAGGTGCAGTTTTCGCCCACCTCCAAGACTAAGCCCTGGCCCGAGAGCGTCAACGGGTTAATTGCTAAAACCCTGGGCCAGGCCACCCAGAGCGTACACCTGGCGCTGTTTGTATTTTCTGAACAGGCCATCAGCGACCAGCTGCGGCCTGTGGCCCACCGGGGGGTGCGCATCAAGACCCTGATTGACCCCGGCTTTGCCTACCGCAGCTACAGCGAAGGGCTGGATATGCTGGGTCTCACCCTGCCCGACCACAACTGCAAGCGCGACAGCAGCGTGCCCTGGGCCAACCCGGTGACGACGGTAGGGGTACCCGGTTTACCCCCCGGCGACAAGCTGCACCACAAGTTTGCGGTGCTCGATCAAACCACTGTGCTGGTCGGCTCACAAAACTGGAGCCAGGCCGCCAATACCACCAACGACGAAAATTTGCTGGTAATTCGCAATGCCACGGTGGCGGCCCACTTTGAGCGCGAGTTTCAGCGGCTCTACGATGGGGCAGCGCTGGGCATGACGCCGCAGCTGCAAGGGGCGATCGCCCGTCAGCAGGAAAAATGCGGGCTGTAG